GCAGCAGAGATAATTAGTGCCATGATACTTGGTGGAACAATGGCTCAGCATTGTAAAATTGAAGGCGAGTTCAAGTTCCCCCTCATTTTTAATGGAATTGTAACATATTTATACTGTTGCATCTTGTGAATGTCCTATTAACTACAACAATTTACAActgcaaaaatataattttatcttgttttaataaatttaccaCGAATCAAGATGACAGTTAAAACCTTCCTGACCAGTTCAAGGAAGCCAAAATTTGCAGTTTGATGAGATAAAGAGGCATTCTTGTGTCCTGATGTTTCGTTTTGTTATTGTAGTTAAGTGAGGTTTGAAAGAGGGTTGTAAAAGTGCATGACTAGTGTTATTTGGCTCTTACCTAATGTTAAAGACAAACTTGAAATGCCTCTTAACTGGAAGCGATCAGGCATCTCTACTCTTGGTTACTAATGTTTTATGACTGCTGTAGTTTTCAAACCAACCTTGTTAACAAATAGGTATGAAAGAAGTTTATACCTCTATGGTGTTAGAACTAAGTTTGTTAGTTCTGAGAGTATGTCCATTGGTTGTAGTTAATATTAAGGGTTCAGACCTGCAAAAATGTAACTGACGGTATGAAAAACATTTCATGTTGAGTTGTTAGCTTGGTTTTGTTTCAGTTTATTTTTCTCTGGTTTTGGCATATTCTTTGTATTGAGTGTGTTCTTTTGGTGTGGCCTCATCTTTGATATTTATGCAGACCCGTCTGGCTTCATCCTGTTTCCTCTTGTTGTGCACTCATTTGACCTGGTGGTATCATCAATTGGAATACTTTCAATTAGGGGTACACGTGACTCCAATGTGAAAGTTCCATTAGAGGATCCAATGACAATCCTTCAGAAAGGATATTCTGTTACAATAATTTTGGCTGTTCTGACATTTTTTGGGGTAATATATCATCTATAACTGGAGCATAATGcaatatttttttctgttttctcTCATGAAGTATTGAAATCTTGCCATTTACATTCCTTTGTTTTGATTGAAAGCTTATTCATGTCTTGTACTTCTTTGAAATGATTGCAGTCTACTCGGTGGTTGCTTTATACTGAACAAGCACCTTCTGCATGGTTAAACTTTTCCTTATGTGGGTTAGTTGGTATTATTACAGCGTATGTTTTTGTCTGGATAACCAAATATTACACTGACTACAAGCATGAGCCTGTACGCACATTAGCGCTTTCTAGCTCTACAGGACATGGGACTAACATTATTGCTGGAGTCAGCTTGGGCCTGGAATCGACAGCAATTCCTGTTCTTGTGATAAGTGTATCTATTATTTCTGCTTTTTGGCTGGGTCACACCTCAGGGCTTGTGGACGAAACAGGAAGTCCAACTGGTGGGCTGTTTGGCACGGCTGTAGCTACAATGGGAATGCTCAGCACTGCTGCCTATATTCTAACCATGGATATGTTTGGTCCGATAGCTGATAATGCTGGTGGAATTGTAGAGATGAGTCAGCAGGTGCTATATGGCTGATCCTCTAGATTTCACTGTATATTACAGTTCTTCTTTTTGGATTATTTAAGTTGGCTGTTGATGCCTTGTACAGCCAGAGAGTGTGCGAGAGATTACTGATGTTCTTGATGCTGTCGGGAACACCACAAAAGCTACCACCAAGGGTTTTGCCATTGGATCTGCAGCACTTGCTTCTTTTCTTCTGTTTAGTGCATATATGGATGAGGTTTCATCTTTTGCACGTGAACCTTTTAAACAGGTCTGTGTTACTATACTATGCTTTAATGAAAGACTGTATGGTTTACCACTCACTTCCTACTAATGTTTTACTtaggaattaaaaaagaagaagcaatgaTTGAGTAATTTACTAAAGAAAAATGTGTGGTTTTACTTGTAACCACAGTAATTGTGCTTGAATTGGTGCTTCTGAGAATGGTAAAAAATGATGAGAACATGTAAAAAAGTGGCAACAAATGGAGCCTGAAGCTGTTACTGCGCAATGTCTTTCAATATTTGTCTAACATTTGTAGTTTGAATGATCTTTCAGGTTGATATTGCCATTCCTGAGGTTTTTATTGGTGGATTGTTGGGTTCCATGCTTATATTCCTATTTAGTGCATGGGCCTGTGCTGCTGTTGGCCGAACTGCTCAGGAGGTTGTTAAGGAAGTGAGAAGACAATTTATTGAGAGGCCGGGTATCATGGTGGGTCTAAGGTTTCAATTGCCTTTCACAGTGTGTACTTTAACCGTTAGCTTTTCTATTGTATTTGAACAAAAAGCAGtagagaaatttaaaaatatttcttatctGGATAGAAGAATTATGAGAGAAGTgacaagaagagaaaaaagataCAGTTGCAGTCTTTGTTCCATAATCCACTTTTAAAGTTTCTTTCCAAAAGTATAAAGATGTGAAAAGAGATTTAAAACTATTCATATTTCTTATCATTAATCTGACACAAACAAATTTAGAGTAATTAAGTGTTGCTTTAAATCATGTTGTTTCTTTTCTATAATTTATCTATCTTGTCTGAATATTTATGCTTTATTTTTTCTGACATACTTACTGCAGGACTACAAGGAGAAACCAGATTATGGTCGCTGTGTTGCTATTGTGGCTTCTGCATCTCTGAGGGAAATGATAAAACCTGGTGCTTTGGCTATAGTATCACCAATTGTAGTTGGTACGTCAATTGCTCTTTGctgattataattattatttttgctattaTTGACTTTTTGATATTCTGGGGTAGTTTGTTCATTTATCTTATTAATCCTTCATTTCTTtctgattttttcttttaagttttttttttctttcctagTGTTAATTTTCaagaatgtaaaatatattttaccaaGAGAATTTAGGAGATTAGATGTCTAAAGCGGTTTCTCTGATTTTCTATTGAGTTTAgtatatttttagaatctaaGCACATACAATATTGTAATAATTTGCAGGTTTTCTATTTCGAGTTTTGGGACACTATACTGGGCATCCTCTCCTTGGAGCAAAAGTAGTAGCTGCTTTGTTGATGTTTGCAACAGTTTCTGGTATTTTAATGGCTCTGTTTCTAAACACAGCTGGTGGTGCCTGGGATAATGCAAAGAAGTTTATTGAGACTGGAGCCCTTGGTGGCAAAGGCAGCGAATCTCATAAAGCAGCAGTTACTGGAGATACGTAagtttgttttttccttttcttatattcCTGTTCCTTAATAACTGTAGGATTGTGTTGCCCCAACTCTTCATGTTTCTTGAAGTTGTCTGATACTCATGCCCAATAATATGGTATAGTGATATGACCTCCAAGTatctttcaaataataataaaaagaaaatgataattgGAATGTATGGGATTGCAGAGTGGGAGATCCATTCAAAGACACAGCTGGACCATCACTTCATGTGCTCATAAAAATGCTTGCTACCATAACACTTGTAATGGCGCCAGTGTTTCTCTGAGACTTTcgtttgtttatatatatatatttgatggaGAGTTGAGTAGCAGGCTGCATACCAACATACAGGCACCCATCACCGAGTTATTGTTTGGGTATTACTATTTTGCACATACACAACAGATTGATTGATAGATAGGTAGATAGGTATTTGATGTCTATCATGGCCGTGGCTGCCTGTCTCAATTGATAGCCtcactaaatcattttctaTCTGAAACAATAAGAGGTGTTTATAGAGTGCAGTGCAGTGCACATTTAGTATTTTCAGTTAAACGTTTGTACTTTGATATtccattttcaagtttttaatgCATTTCTTAACTTTTACCCTCAAACTGTTGACAACGGTTTTGTATTTGAGGCTTaaacataaattcataattggGTACCTAAATTTGTATAAGGTCGATTTAGCTACTCCAATGCTTAACTGTAATGACGTGGCATTTACCATTACTTAACGGTCACGTcagaatttccttttttttttaaattgaattaaaataatcgGTATGAAAATTGACATGGTTTAGTATTGTTCAATTAAGTCACATCAGCGGTATTTATGTGACGTCGaggttaatttaatattaaatattgaaaatgtgTTTTCGAAAAGTAACTGAAAAAGTTATTTGAGttatcaaaaattggagaactttaaaatgtttattttaaatatgtaaaataaaataagttattttaaatagcattatactatgatatgtgaaataaaaattttaaataacttttaagtaaataattaatttgtttctaaatttaaaatatatattttagattggATACGAAAATAACACTtacaattaataatataaagtatttagatattaaaacttcaacttaaattataatagaaatatacacataatttataataatatattattaatattataacataGGAAATAGAacacttaaatattttaaggaattaatataaattatttgcaaccgttaattttaatatgttaattgtatatatgattttatagtttataaaattgCACCTAAACGagcttttaaaagtttaaagttagaattttggcttaaaatttgatttaaaaagcaatgttaaataaagttttgatcTATTAAGATAATTTGGTTGAtgaaaaaataggaaaatagaaaatcGAATATGAgcaataaaacatgaaaataaattccTCTTTATCAAATAGAATCTAAATAGTTGTTTTTCTTTAGCTAAATAGTCTTAGAAgtccttgaatttttttaaaaaccaattaagtttttatacttttttttgcactcaattgagttattaaaggttaaaattacaattaattaagtccttttggtcattaaaaataacaatatgcCTTTACAAAGTAAAGACATCTATTTTTTCTAGGTGTTTTCACCACATAGCATGCCAAGATTGTGTTATGGCATAGAATGGATCGTAAAAGTACCTGCTATGACATCGAATGCATCGCAATCCTCTCGACGTCTAGCCGCATAAACCAATGCCAGCTGTCTAGCCTTAGTCTTGGTTGGATTCTGACCTGGTGCTCTTTGACCACGACCTACAGTACCTGTCGCACCTATTGCGACTCCAGAACCACCATTCCTACCTTGCTCACGACCTTTAGAAGGTAACtgcccaaaaccctaactctgAGTCACAGCTTGCATTTGACCAACTGGACGTGGGCAATCATTCACTTTATGCTCTATAGATCCACATCTCAGACATGCACCCATCTTTTTCCAACACTCACCCAGATGACGTTTATCACAGAACCCACAAATCGAGATTCTCCCTAATCCTGGTGTACCTCCAACATTACCCCTATAACATTCTACTGTGGTCTGCCCTCCTTGGCTCACTTCAAAGGTCACAAAACTGAGCCATTAGGACCTGAATCACTCTTTGTAACCCCTCAAATCGGGCCTAAACATTACAGCCCAATCCAAGCAATTACATGGGCCATAGAAATGGCGAAAACCttgagttgaaaaaaaaaaggatctAATCTTTGAAAACACGCTTTAATATTCCCTTTTTATACGTTGAAGTAAAAACATTACTTCGAAGGAAGACTTATCATTGTAAAACATTGTTttgatcataaaaaaaatatttgattaattgaGTTTGCGGAAAGcgaattttattaagaaaaccATTAAAATGTTTAATCCATATAAAAAAGTTCATGCAAAAACATtcaatgttcattattttaaaaacaaaatatctcATGCCacagtttaataattttccacaaaataaaatccaaaatataatCATAAAGTCCATAAAAGTTCCAAATAGTCTTAAAAATCCATAACCAAGAAACCATTATTCTGAGAGCCTCTCTGATGACCGATTTCGAGTCCTAGTTACGAGGATTACCTGAGACATATGAGTAATAAGGGTGAACtttaaaaagctcagtgtgagatcgatacaaaatatatacacatataataTGACATACATTTTAGCACATCGAATAACACAtccaaaacaatatatatacaattttcacagaaattaatattacatataaaagaaCATAATGAGACATGCTTTTGTAACAATGCACATTTTGAAGATTTTCCTACCCATCTTTACTACACACTAATATCGAGTTCCCCAGAAATtgtccatccaataacacaccatttgtggacaagccaccacataaATGTCGAAAACAACTACATAGCACATTGTGGACAAGCCATCACATAATTGGCGATAAACGACCacataattacaaataaaactGCCACATATCTTCTTCCTTTCACAGATTCCACCCCATGCATATGGTATGaccattttctcattttaatcAATTCACTAACATGTTGTAAACATGTTTTACACATAGGATCACATATCACATAGtcatattcatattttcatattcgCATAACGGAATCATAACGATAACAAAGAAGCCATACGTCATATATCATGAGAGTGAGATATACACATATATCAATATCACATAGATGCAATTTGCACAAACATCATAATCTCATAATATCATCACATCACACAATATACTTTTCAAGAATAATGGATAGGGTCACTTATTTGGGTTTATCATTGATGGGGTTTTCAACCCTCTTTATGAGTATTTAGCGTACCCCGCATAAATAGTTATTAACATgctaatataataaaataaacaatcatCATGTGAAAAAGTTAAAGACCCCACACCTTATTGTAGATCTAAACCGAATGCTCCCATTTTAGAGGTCTCGCTTGGATCTAGTCCCAATCACAAATCTAATCACAAGAATATCTCTTTTTAGTCATGATCTAACGAAAGACAAGTCCTTTAATATAAGATTTAATACAGGAAATCTCACCAATACTTTCCCTTAATTTGAACACTTGGATCCATTACTCTCACGATGCCACACTATTGGTTTCCTAGAGGGTTGTTCGGTCCTTCATAACATATGGAGATTGAAAGTTAATCTTGAGAAAGCAATTATAATGGAGTCATTATTTGAGAATGAGGggaaaaataaggaaagatgatgattccATCACTTTGCATAACTTATACTACTAAATAGCACAACAAAATCAGAGATGAATCCCGGAGAAAAGTTCAGAGGTTTAATGGTCTACAAGGGATCGGTGAGATTCGTACACAAGTggagtgaaaaaaaataaagaatgagtCAATTggaataaaaatgtgaaagaaatCAGAAATAAGAGGAAAATAGGAGAAAAACCCAAATCCTGATGACAATCGACGTCGACGACGACGGCAATGGTGATAGTCCAGCGGCGACGAAGGGTGGCGATCGAAGGAGAAGAAGGAGAAAAGAGAGGTGTGAATGGTAGTGAGGTAGTGGTGCAACTAAGGCTCACGGTGGAGGAATGGAAGCAAAGATGAAGAGAAATGGTGGTGGTTGccaaaatgagagaaaatggtggaggaaaagagaagaaaagagaaagtaggAGGAAATGAGGGTTGTGGACAATTTGGGAGGCTTTTGAGGTGGTCAACATATTTGTTTTGGCAAGAAAATAGTGTAAGGAAGGAGAGGGAACAAATGAGCAAAAAGAGGGGATGTGTCTCACAACTTATGGCAAGTTTGACTTGCTAAAGGAGGAAAGGAATTTGCATAAGTCAACAAAGGAGTGGACGGTTGGTATCTATTGTGCACTTGGGAATTgtcccaaaaatataaaaataaaacaagggaGCAAGGGGATTCGAACTAGGGACCTCTAGGATAGTTAGGGAGCTTCCTACCACTAAGCCACAACACTTCCTTGTTTTCACTATTGCGCAGTTAGTTTAAAACTTAGGAGATGACAGTATCACTCTtgtataattaattgaaaagtggGATGTGACACTCTTACTCTGGGCCCTATCATTATcgcatttttctttttctacatGCTTAATTTCATCCACAATCTTAGTCTTTTCCACTAAGGTCTCAAACACCCTCTCTTGGTATGGTGCCACCTAAATCTTAAGACTATACCCCAGCTCATTCTTGAATCGTAGGCTCTTATCCTGCTCAGTATCCACCATACTCAGAGCATAACGACTTAACCTCAGAAATTtagcctcatactcggccaaAGTCCTATCACTTTATGTCAACTTAATAAACTCTAGTCTGTAGGACTCAACATACCTTGTACTCACATACTTTTTCTGGAAAGCCTCTTGAAAATACTCCCAAGTCAGATGCTCTACCTGAGTACCTCTTACTATAGATTGCAACCATCAATAAGCCTCATCTCTCAGCAGAGGCACTGTACCTTTCAACTTTTGTTCTGGGGTACAATCCATATCCTATAGAATTCTTTCTATAGCCTCTATCCAATACTCGACTACAAATGGGGTTGTCCCAGCTACACCTCTGAATATCTCAGCCCTATTACCCTAAAGCCTCTCAATCACAGACCTACGACCACCCAATCCAGTCTGAGTTCCAGCAACCTTCTGAAGTACTCTTAACATGGCATGGAACAGTGCATCATCATCCCTATCATAACCTCTACCTCTAGTGACAGATGAATTCTCTCCATTATCAGCCTCAAGATTTGGAGTATCATCCTGAGCTATAGGCAACTCAACTTGAGTAGCTCGACACGGCCTACCTTGGGGTCGTCTACCTCGGGTGCTCATAATGAATTCCCAGAATTGGTATATATTAAATCTCTTTACAGAATTGGTGTGTATCACTTTTAgaaaacaattttgtttttgtttaaaagtaaaaattaaaatctaattcgTTTTAAGAAAAccttagtttattttaattatttcatttatttaattttaattacaaaaccAATAGGAAAATTCATATTTGtaccaattaaaaataatttaaagtaacatcttgaaaatcttaactgtaacacccttaacctataTCTATCGCCatattagggttacggagcattattaTACAATCAAAAGCATTTAAACATTTcaacattaaatatttaatcacaTCATAAACTATTCATTCACATGCACACTGTCCTTaaattgagccctcgaggccctaaaaatagcttagaagaaATTTGGGACCAATTTCAAACAAATcagaaagtttaggaaaaagatgcAGAATTTACAAAACAGggatcacacggccgtgtgcctcaaACAgatgagacacacgcccgtgtctcaggcagTGTAACTTTTGAACTAGGGATACACAGTCGTGTCCTAGCATGTGTCCTCAcatgtgtaactctctgagtagggttACACGGCTGtggcacacacccgtgtgccaggccgtgtagcTCTCAAAGTTtccccacacgcccgtgtggtaggctgtgtaactcattgacttggaACCTTAAGAAATTCTCatatgacacacggccatgtcgccAGGCCTTGTGCTTCACATGGCCGaatcacacacccgtgtctcaagcTGTGTGAACCCAAATTTCACctaaatcaagccatttcattACCTAGCCATGCATGAACATTCAATTCATTTGTGCACACTTAAAAAGGGACCTAGACAACATTTTGTGCACATTTAAAAAGGGACCTAGACAACATCCAAACATACGTTAAAATGTCCTTTCAAGATCCTAgatcaactaaccaatatgtcattcaaaggcaccacaattataGCAATACAacatttaccaaaacatgtGAATATTTCCTAATTCCATGCATAAAGACCTCATTCTATTATTTGGCTAAAACACAACATTATTGACTATTTCCAAGTCAACATCTTGTAGCAAAATGTCATACACACCAATTagcaaaaagtgaccaaaaggACTTACCTAATCAAGCATTATAAGTCTATCAACCATACTTAAACATCAAGGCACaaacatccaaaattaccatttacatatttatcaaaGCGCCATTATAAACCACCTTATACATGTTAATATTACCATTTCCAAACATAATACCTAAttcaaatatgaactaaaacatgtcaCAAGTAACCATTTTCAAATTATCATTAACATGCCAACAGAACCATATCAACAAGCACTTTAAAGTAACCAAAATCACATAACTTGGTAAGGTATCAAGGTGTACCAAACCAACATAGCTTTCCAAAGCTTACACATACCAAAAACACCATTAACACATGTACCAGAATACCATTAGAAATcaccttatacatgccattataaaccttagccaaattactaaaaaactatcaaattatgcactagatagtgtgatagatctccgaagAACTTCCAACCggtcgagctttcgataatctgtaaaacaaaggaaaataattacGTAAATaacgaatgcttagtaagcttgtgaTACGAGCCAAAGAGGTGACACttaaggggttgtttttccttgtggtccaatcactcgaagcgaggcacgacaattaaaatcaaagatgaatgcttttgtccaagactttgttgctacaaatttaattcatcatgttcgtgacattgacaaatacgggaatgcaattcactggaccaatcttggaatagtgaaagcccataaattggtggattaatcttttatgtatattattattattatttacttaattcccgtaacatctgggtcatgcgatgttcgaattgagtttgcaactttttcatctctttgtgtaac
This genomic stretch from Gossypium raimondii isolate GPD5lz chromosome 6, ASM2569854v1, whole genome shotgun sequence harbors:
- the LOC105773126 gene encoding pyrophosphate-energized membrane proton pump 3 isoform X2, with protein sequence MMMGDDVENGNLGPYLDRPRTFPNMRSKPYTPLISEAIRDGAEGFFKTQYGTISKMAVLLALVILSIYLFRNTTPQQESSGLGRATSACITVAAFLLGALCSGVAGYVGMWVSVRANVRVSSAARRSAREALQIAVRAGGFSALVVVGMAVIGIAILYATFYVWLGVDSPGSMKVTDLPLLLVGYGFGASFVALFAQLGGGIYTKAADVGADLVGKVEQGIPEDDPRNPAVIADLVGDNVGDCAARGADLFESIAAEIISAMILGGTMAQHCKIEDPSGFILFPLVVHSFDLVVSSIGILSIRGTRDSNVKVPLEDPMTILQKGYSVTIILAVLTFFGSTRWLLYTEQAPSAWLNFSLCGLVGIITAYVFVWITKYYTDYKHEPVRTLALSSSTGHGTNIIAGVSLGLESTAIPVLVISVSIISAFWLGHTSGLVDETGSPTGGLFGTAVATMGMLSTAAYILTMDMFGPIADNAGGIVEMSQQPESVREITDVLDAVGNTTKATTKGFAIGSAALASFLLFSAYMDEVSSFAREPFKQVDIAIPEVFIGGLLGSMLIFLFSAWACAAVGRTAQEVVKEVRRQFIERPGIMDYKEKPDYGRCVAIVASASLREMIKPGALAIVSPIVVGFLFRVLGHYTGHPLLGAKVVAALLMFATVSGILMALFLNTAGGAWDNAKKFIETGALGGKGSESHKAAVTGDTVGDPFKDTAGPSLHVLIKMLATITLVMAPVFL
- the LOC105773126 gene encoding pyrophosphate-energized membrane proton pump 3 isoform X1, translating into MMMGDDVENGNLGPYLDRPRTFPNMRSKPYTPLIFRILRGINVRVLVILLFLGFGYVFYIGASTSPIIVFVFSVCIVSFLLSIYLTKWVLSKDEGPPEMAQISEAIRDGAEGFFKTQYGTISKMAVLLALVILSIYLFRNTTPQQESSGLGRATSACITVAAFLLGALCSGVAGYVGMWVSVRANVRVSSAARRSAREALQIAVRAGGFSALVVVGMAVIGIAILYATFYVWLGVDSPGSMKVTDLPLLLVGYGFGASFVALFAQLGGGIYTKAADVGADLVGKVEQGIPEDDPRNPAVIADLVGDNVGDCAARGADLFESIAAEIISAMILGGTMAQHCKIEDPSGFILFPLVVHSFDLVVSSIGILSIRGTRDSNVKVPLEDPMTILQKGYSVTIILAVLTFFGSTRWLLYTEQAPSAWLNFSLCGLVGIITAYVFVWITKYYTDYKHEPVRTLALSSSTGHGTNIIAGVSLGLESTAIPVLVISVSIISAFWLGHTSGLVDETGSPTGGLFGTAVATMGMLSTAAYILTMDMFGPIADNAGGIVEMSQQPESVREITDVLDAVGNTTKATTKGFAIGSAALASFLLFSAYMDEVSSFAREPFKQVDIAIPEVFIGGLLGSMLIFLFSAWACAAVGRTAQEVVKEVRRQFIERPGIMDYKEKPDYGRCVAIVASASLREMIKPGALAIVSPIVVGFLFRVLGHYTGHPLLGAKVVAALLMFATVSGILMALFLNTAGGAWDNAKKFIETGALGGKGSESHKAAVTGDTVGDPFKDTAGPSLHVLIKMLATITLVMAPVFL